Part of the Leifsonia soli genome is shown below.
GGGATACTTGGAAGCCGTTCTCACCCGAGATCCCTAGCTCGGAAGGACTGCTAGAGGTTGCACCCCGTCGCGGCCGAACTGTTCGTCCCCGGGCCGGCGCCATCATCAGGCATCGTCCGCGGCCGAAACACGGTCCCACCGTCCAGCGCAACCTTTCCAGAACTCGCCCTATTCACAGGGACAACCCGTGCGCCCGGTCCGCGCCCCCTAGGCGAAGGTGATGCAAGCTCGCGAGAGCCATCAGCGCGTCCACCCCACTCTGACGATGGGCGGTAAAAACGCCTCGCACGGTGGCGCTAGTGATGTGTGAGATCACCCGGGCTGTGCGATTGCGCGGCGGGTACGTGACTTTGCGATCCGGTTCGCACAATGTGTGACGTTGCGATCCGGTTCGCACAATGTGGACGTCCTCATTTCCCGGGGATGAGCATGAGCTGCGAGTAAGCGGCGCCATCCACGCCACGCTCATACGGATGACGGTCAAGGATCGCGTCGACAAAGTAGCCAAGGGAGCAAGAGAAAAAATGAGAATCGTTGTAGCCGGAGGTACTGGTGTCGTCGGTACGAAGGTCGCCGAGAAGCTCAGATTGGCCGGCCACGATGTCGTCGCGGCGTCGCGTCGGACCGGCGTGAACCTTTACACCCGAGACGGGCTTCAGGAGGCGTTGGAAGGCGCGCAGGTTGTTGTCGACTGCTGCAACTCGGTTTACACCGATTACGCGGGCGCTCTCGACTTCTTCGAGACCGAGACGTTGAACCTGCTGACTCTGGGCGCAGCCGCAGGGGTCCGGCATCATGTCGTCCTCTCCTTGGTCGGTACCGACAAACTCGGTCAGGCGAATGGTTCGTACTTCGAGGCGAAGGCTGCGCAGGAGCGACTGGTTGCCGAATCCGGGGTGCCTTATTCGATCATTCGCTCCACCCAGTTCTTCGAGTTCGTGCGGGCAATTGCGGACTCGGCTACCGAAGCCCAAGTCACACGAGTCGCTGAGGCCCTCGTCCAGCCGATCGCTGCAGCGGATGCGGCGGACGCCGTCGCTCGGACGGCGACGGGTGATCCACTGATGAGTGCCATCGAAGTAGCAGGCCCCGACCAATTCCGTTTGGGCGACTTGGTCTCCCTGGAGTTGCGGTGGTCACGTGATCCACGCGAAGTGGTAGCTCACGCGGAAGGCGAGTACTTCGGGTCACGGCTGCAACCGCATGATCTGCTGCCCGTTGCCGACGCGAGGTTGTACTGGTCCCACTTCACCGACTGGCTGGATCAGCGCGAGAGAACCAGTTGAGCCTGCTCGTCGACAAACTGAACGGTTCTCGGCCCCAAGGCGATCCGGCCCACTTGCGGCCAGGCGTCGGGCTGAAGCGCGAGATGAAACAGGAGCACCCTCACATCCCATGAGTCCGACCAATAAAGCAAGCAGCAGCGACGAGGATCGCATGTCCCATATCAACGACGTCGCTCGCAGATCCTTCGGGTGGGGGGAACTGCGTCCCGGATTGGCGGAGGCGATAGAGGTGCTCCTCGACGACGGTGACGTGTTGGCTGTCATGCCCACCGGGTACGGCAAGTCCTCGCTTTACCAGGTGACCGGCATCATCCTGGGCGGCATCACCATCGTCGTTTCCCCGCTGATCTCCTTGCAGGAGGATCAAGTGCGCGCGCTCAGCAAGGCGACCGACGTGCCGCGCGCGTTCGCCATCAACTCCTCGGCCAGTCAGCGGGAGCGGGAGCGTGACTGGGAAGCCCTCGAGACGGGCGAGCCGGCTTTCGCGTTTCTAGCTCCCGAGCAGCTCGCGAACCCGGAAGTGCGAGACCGTCTCCGCGGACTTCAGGTGTCACTATTCGCTGTCGACGAGGCGCACTGCGTCTCGTCGTGGGGCCACGACTTTCGACCGGACTACCTGGTGCTCGGAGACGTGATCGAGGACCTCGGGCATCCTCCCGTAGTGGCGATGACGGCCACCGGCGCCCCACCGGTTCGAGTCGAGATCGGCGAGAGGCTCGGGATGCGACGCCCGCAGTTGTTCGCGACGGGGTTTGACCGGCCGAACCTGCGGTTCGAGGTCCGCCGCCACGAGGACGACACTCAGAAGCGGGCGGCTGTCATCGACCAGGTGCGGGAGTTGGCCGGGTCGGGACTGGTCTACACGGCGACGCGGAAGGACGCGGACCTGTACGCAGAGAGGTTAGCCGGGCACAGCATTCCCGCAGCGGCGTATCACGCTGGTCTCAGCGCCGCCGAGCGTGAGGACGTGTATGAGCGGTTCATGGACGACAGCGCCCGAGTGGTCACAGCGACCAGCGCCTTCGGCATGGGCATCGACAAACACAGCGTACGGTTCGTCGTCCACGCATCCGTCACCGACTCGATCGACAGCTACTACCAGGAGGCGGGACGCGCTGGACGCGACGCGGAGGCAGCACTGATCACCCTGCACTACCGTCCAG
Proteins encoded:
- a CDS encoding SDR family oxidoreductase, translating into MTVKDRVDKVAKGAREKMRIVVAGGTGVVGTKVAEKLRLAGHDVVAASRRTGVNLYTRDGLQEALEGAQVVVDCCNSVYTDYAGALDFFETETLNLLTLGAAAGVRHHVVLSLVGTDKLGQANGSYFEAKAAQERLVAESGVPYSIIRSTQFFEFVRAIADSATEAQVTRVAEALVQPIAAADAADAVARTATGDPLMSAIEVAGPDQFRLGDLVSLELRWSRDPREVVAHAEGEYFGSRLQPHDLLPVADARLYWSHFTDWLDQRERTS
- a CDS encoding RecQ family ATP-dependent DNA helicase; the encoded protein is MSPTNKASSSDEDRMSHINDVARRSFGWGELRPGLAEAIEVLLDDGDVLAVMPTGYGKSSLYQVTGIILGGITIVVSPLISLQEDQVRALSKATDVPRAFAINSSASQRERERDWEALETGEPAFAFLAPEQLANPEVRDRLRGLQVSLFAVDEAHCVSSWGHDFRPDYLVLGDVIEDLGHPPVVAMTATGAPPVRVEIGERLGMRRPQLFATGFDRPNLRFEVRRHEDDTQKRAAVIDQVRELAGSGLVYTATRKDADLYAERLAGHSIPAAAYHAGLSAAEREDVYERFMDDSARVVTATSAFGMGIDKHSVRFVVHASVTDSIDSYYQEAGRAGRDAEAALITLHYRPEDFALTKFFSGGGPNEGELAKVFGAIRETPGLSRQQVSEKTGISVRSLGRLLGLLRDAHVLNGSDDELHGADVPPGHAAKRAAAAATTRQRIEHSRAQLMQEYAETAMCRRQFLLGYFGEELLKPCGNCDTCSSGSAYRWADAHDTPGETPFPVAARVTHGAWGVGVVMHTEADRLTVFFDDAGYKVLSLKAVRDYGLLELLRPAA